Proteins encoded within one genomic window of Sebastes fasciatus isolate fSebFas1 chromosome 18, fSebFas1.pri, whole genome shotgun sequence:
- the sytl3 gene encoding synaptotagmin-like protein 3, with amino-acid sequence MDLSSLQALERERVLEVLRRDKQLRIIEEDRIRRMKYELQELRRRGAKSFARQYGERTCARCQRPLGKFWNSGAVCHGCSHRICSKCRVGAASWKCTVCHAYREVKFRSGEWFLEERAKKFPVTTDKYEMVGEKILQSYNVLSYISIVPPTPPPYSDQFLSRSGDWKNSKTFTKSVEDLMVSFTSHIKKISTSQNDVRGDLLSVNNSRKGSCYSTQKSFSETDINKSSHLFKGPSLPNLFKKSKDSDHEGSSTGAEEETSFGSEYSGGKRGSNSSSISTDCSLFESISIAGELELALAYNTNTSCLEVTIGACRNLTYGDARKKKCHPYVKLYMLPGKSGKMKTTVKKNTTDPIYNEVLKYRIERHLLFGKRLQAAVWHSGSLRRKAFLGEVLIPLDGWRFEDKDSQCFNWYPLCPKAESPAGGAVEPDGGEMLVRVKFSSTSQGELLQLSSFKCLQEKDARRQII; translated from the exons ATGGATTTAAGTTCACTTCAAGCTTTGGAGAGAGAGCGAGTCCTGGAGGTTCTTCGGAGAGACAAACAGCTGCGAATCATTGAAGAGGACAGGATAAG GAGGATGAAATATGAGCTCCAGGAGCTTCGGAGGAGAGGCGCAAAGAGCTTCGCCCGGCAGTACGGCGAGCGGACCTGCGCCCGCTGCCAGAGGCCGCTGGGGAAGTTCTGGAACTCGGGGGCCGTCTGCCACGGCTGCAGCCACCGCATCTGCAGCAAGTGCCGCGTGGGAGCGGCGAGCTGGAAGTGCACGGTCTGCCACGCCTACAG GGAGGTGAAGTTCAGGTCTGGCGAGTGGTTCTTAGAGGAGAGGGCAAAGAAATTCCCAGTAACCACAG acaaATACGAGATGGTTGGAGAGAAAATATTGCAGTCCTACAATGTGCTGAG TTATATATCCATTGTGCCTCCCACTCCTCCACCCTACTCGGATCAGTTCCTGAGCAGATCTGGG GATTGGAAAAACTCCAAAACTTTCACCAAATCTGTGGAGGATCTAATGGTTTCCTTCACCAGTCATATTAAAA AAATTTCCACTTCTCAGAACGATGTGCGAGGAGACCTGCTGAGCGTCAACAACAGCCGGAAGGGGTCGTGCTACAGCACCCAAAAGAGCTTCTCTGAAACTGACATCAACAAATCTAGCCAT CTCTTTAAAGGCCCAAGTCTTCCAAACCTGTTCAAGAAAAGCAAAGACAGCGACCATGAAGGCTCCTCCACCGGGGCGGAAGAAGAAACTTCCTTCGGTTCTGAGTACTCGGGAGGAAAGAGA GGCAGCAACAGTAGCAGCATCAGCACCGACTGCAGCCTCTTTGAGAGCATCAGTATAGCCGGAGAGCTGGAGCTGGCTCTGGCCTACAACACCAACACCTCTTGTCTGGAGGTCACCATTGGCGCCTGCAGAAATCTCACCTACGGAGACGCCAGGAAGAAGAAGTGTCACCC ATACGTCAAACTCTACATGCTGCCGGGAAAGAGCGGCAAAATGAAGACGACCGTCAAGAAAAACACGACCGATCCGATTTATAATGAAGTCTTAAAg TATCGCATAGAGCGCCAcctgctgtttggaaagagactGCAGGCCGCTGTGTGGCATTCAGGGTCCCTGAGGAGGAAGGCTTTTCTCGGCGAGGTCCTTATCCCGCTGGACGGCTGGAGATTTGAGGACAAGGACTCCCAGTGCTTCAACTGGTACCCACTTTGTCCCAAG GCTGAGAGTCCAGCGGGCGGCGCTGTGGAGCCGGACGGAGGAGAGATGCTGGTCCGAGTGAAGTTCAGCTCCACCAGTCAGGGTGAGCTCCTGCAGCTCAGCTCCTTTAAATGTCTGCAAGAAAAAGACGCACGGCGCCAGATAATCTAA